Proteins from one Oryza sativa Japonica Group chromosome 12, ASM3414082v1 genomic window:
- the LOC4352263 gene encoding cell division topological specificity factor homolog, chloroplastic → MAMATSISAGFGGEPGAVLAPSASVLPAPRRRNPATSSKAQFSSFPRGRSCNIMLTPKHLGIEHQSCSKSSIQTFALSRNDFSPIAQEVEGFLHNIVNMGFLDRLKLAWKIIFPAPSIKENSNANIAKQRLKMILFSDRCEVSDEAKKKIVENIVEALSEFVEIESRDNVQVDISTDAGLGTVYSVTVPVRRVKPEYQESEEQYRGKIVGVDFKDTGETSGSVDVTFDFFVPNKNY, encoded by the exons ATGGCAATGGCGACGTCGATCTCCGCCGGCTTCGGCGGCGAGCCCGGCGCGGTGCTCGCCCCGTCCGCCTCCGTCCTCCCCGCCCCGCGCCGGCGCAACCCCGCCACCAGCTCCAAG GCACAGTTTAGTTCATTTCCTCGTGGACGATCTTGCAACATCATGCTTACTCCTAAGCATCTAGGCATTGAGCACCAAAGCTGTTCAAAGAGCTCCATTCAGACTTTTGCTCTTTCAAGGAATGACTTCTCTCCTATTGCTCAAGAGGTGGAAGGCTTTCTTCACAACATTGTTAACATGGGGTTTCTTGATCGTCTGAAATTAGCATGGAAGATAATCTTCCCAGCACCAAGCATTAAGGAGAACTCTAATGCAAACATCGCAAAGCAGAGGCTTAAGATGATACTGTTCTCCGACAGGTGTGAAGTGAGTGACGAGGCAAAGAAGAAGATTGTTGAGAACATCGTTGAGGCACTCTCTGAATTCGTGGAGATAGAATCACGAGACAACGTCCAGGTGGATATCTCAACTGATGCTGGCCTTGGCACAGTATATTCTGTGACCGTTCCTGTTCGCCGTGTCAAGCCTGAGTACCAGGAATCTGAAGAGCAGTACAGAGGGAAGATCGTAGGTGTTGACTTCAAGGACACTGGAGAAACATCAGGCAGCGTCGACGTTACGTTCGATTTCTTCGTGCCCAACAAGAACTACTGA